Proteins co-encoded in one Spiroplasma gladiatoris genomic window:
- a CDS encoding glycoside hydrolase family 32 protein translates to MKKLINILSTLIISSTLSVSVISCRNPFTPKNNQGYKLPEIDNLKFTNRFHAQNPTTGMMNDIQGGFYREGKWHVYFLQNADGIFDQDGNNHGKFGSVWYHVTTVDWINWNYEGPAVPKYTTKYGDQASGTFYEDKENSFGYGSEAIIAITTSYSDAGQNIMMFYSIDGGYKFNPVKEEPILWNPHKETNENFRDPYFFKKNNKFIMYIAEENEFGVYVSDNPLGEYKKTGSFKAQHPMLECPNLFEINIKDSVEKKWVALYGGNGGWGENADNLSSGTYYVTGSLDEKTFVFKPDNEEAYKRLDFGPDYYAAKFMSTSYKNTDIDSLITTGWVNNWSYNFSIPNDGRLGNMSLAREIKLLNKGTKEKPDYTFETNFLGFNKFQVLKTGNIINQTNFLEHENLKGQYFKTNFILKNIQKNNKDNVEMQICDDQYNITILFDFLQNQISVKRLINISFNYGKEEFEKLRVFKTDLSNLNGDLNFEVYVDKTIVEFKFIDGTVFSMLKFIDAISKEDIKFNADNIDIEYQYYQVA, encoded by the coding sequence ATGAAAAAATTAATTAATATTTTATCAACTCTTATAATTAGTTCGACTTTGTCAGTATCTGTAATTAGTTGTAGAAATCCATTTACACCAAAAAATAACCAAGGTTATAAATTACCAGAAATAGACAACTTAAAATTCACTAATCGATTTCACGCTCAAAATCCAACAACTGGTATGATGAATGATATACAAGGTGGATTTTATCGCGAAGGTAAATGACATGTATATTTTTTACAAAATGCAGATGGAATTTTTGATCAAGATGGAAATAATCACGGAAAGTTTGGATCAGTTTGATATCATGTAACAACAGTTGATTGAATAAACTGAAATTATGAAGGACCAGCTGTTCCAAAATACACAACAAAATATGGTGACCAAGCATCAGGTACTTTTTATGAAGATAAAGAAAACTCTTTTGGCTATGGAAGTGAAGCAATAATTGCAATAACAACTTCTTATAGTGATGCAGGTCAAAATATCATGATGTTTTATTCAATTGATGGAGGTTATAAATTTAATCCAGTAAAAGAAGAACCAATTTTATGAAACCCTCATAAAGAAACTAATGAAAATTTTAGAGACCCTTATTTTTTTAAAAAAAATAATAAATTTATTATGTATATAGCTGAAGAAAATGAGTTTGGAGTTTATGTTTCTGATAATCCACTTGGAGAATATAAAAAAACTGGTAGCTTTAAAGCGCAACATCCAATGTTAGAGTGTCCAAATTTATTTGAAATTAATATAAAAGATTCAGTCGAAAAAAAATGAGTAGCACTTTATGGTGGAAATGGTGGTTGAGGAGAAAATGCAGATAATTTATCTTCTGGAACCTATTATGTAACTGGAAGTTTAGATGAAAAAACTTTTGTTTTTAAACCAGATAATGAAGAAGCATACAAAAGATTAGACTTTGGACCAGATTATTATGCTGCAAAATTTATGTCAACAAGCTATAAAAATACTGATATTGATAGCCTAATAACTACTGGGTGAGTTAATAATTGAAGCTATAATTTTTCTATTCCAAATGATGGAAGACTTGGAAATATGTCTTTAGCAAGAGAAATTAAACTTTTAAATAAAGGAACTAAAGAAAAACCAGACTATACATTTGAAACTAATTTTTTAGGATTTAATAAATTTCAAGTTTTAAAAACAGGAAATATTATTAATCAAACTAATTTTTTAGAACATGAAAACTTAAAAGGTCAGTACTTTAAAACTAATTTCATTTTAAAAAATATTCAAAAAAATAATAAAGACAATGTAGAAATGCAAATTTGTGATGATCAATATAACATTACAATTTTATTTGATTTTTTACAAAATCAAATATCTGTTAAAAGATTAATAAATATAAGTTTTAATTATGGTAAAGAAGAATTTGAAAAGTTAAGAGTTTTTAAAACTGATTTAAGTAATCTTAACGGAGATTTAAATTTTGAAGTTTATGTAGATAAAACAATAGTTGAGTTTAAATTTATTGATGGAACTGTATTTTCAATGCTTAAATTTATAGATGCAATTTCAAAAGAAGACATTAAATTTAATGCTGATAATATTGATATTGAATATCAATATTATCAAGTTGCATAG
- the pheS gene encoding phenylalanine--tRNA ligase subunit alpha, with product MIKKLEQILNDFNKELKTLNSKKDFEALKKQYGSKDSALYEISAGLKTLNPEDKKTFGIKINEVRTKIYSTLNELEEQFKYEELKKQLEKEKTDISISGINFKRGSKHPLNMIIEEITDIFTELGYEMVDGTEYESDEYCFQKLNMPIGHPARDMQDTFYVDNNNVLRTHCTNMTARKLSELAKLKTKDIDIASISYGNVYRRDDDDATHSHQFMQIDGFAVGKKINFATLKWTLEYMCKRLFSKETKIRMRPSFFPFTEPSCEVDISCVNCSTKGCNICKNTGWIEILGSGMLDPEVIKQNGLDPETVGGLAFGIGVERVAMLKYGIKNIRDFYENDIRFLEQFKFFGD from the coding sequence ATGATAAAAAAATTAGAACAAATTCTTAATGATTTTAATAAAGAATTAAAAACGCTAAATTCTAAAAAAGACTTTGAAGCTCTTAAAAAACAATATGGTTCTAAAGATTCTGCATTGTATGAGATTTCTGCTGGATTAAAAACTTTAAATCCTGAAGATAAAAAAACTTTTGGAATTAAAATAAATGAAGTAAGAACTAAGATATATTCAACTTTAAACGAGTTAGAAGAGCAATTCAAATATGAAGAACTTAAAAAACAACTAGAAAAAGAAAAAACAGATATTTCAATTAGTGGTATCAATTTTAAAAGAGGTTCAAAACATCCTTTAAACATGATTATTGAAGAAATCACAGATATTTTTACTGAACTTGGTTATGAAATGGTTGATGGAACTGAATATGAATCTGATGAATATTGTTTTCAAAAATTAAACATGCCAATTGGACACCCAGCAAGGGATATGCAAGACACATTTTACGTTGATAATAATAATGTTTTAAGAACTCATTGTACAAATATGACTGCTAGAAAATTAAGTGAACTTGCTAAATTAAAAACTAAAGATATTGATATTGCATCAATTAGTTATGGAAATGTTTATCGAAGAGATGATGATGATGCAACTCATTCACATCAGTTTATGCAAATTGACGGTTTTGCTGTTGGTAAAAAAATTAACTTTGCTACTTTGAAATGAACTTTAGAATACATGTGTAAACGCTTATTTTCTAAAGAAACAAAAATTCGTATGAGACCTAGTTTTTTTCCTTTTACCGAACCAAGTTGTGAAGTAGATATTTCATGTGTAAATTGCTCTACAAAGGGATGCAATATTTGTAAAAATACAGGATGAATTGAAATATTAGGATCAGGAATGTTAGACCCTGAAGTAATTAAACAAAACGGCTTAGATCCTGAAACAGTTGGAGGATTAGCGTTTGGAATTGGTGTTGAAAGAGTAGCGATGCTAAAATATGGCATTAAAAATATAAGAGATTTTTATGAAAATGATATTAGATTTTTAGAGCAATTTAAATTTTTTGGAGATTAG
- a CDS encoding glycoside hydrolase family 32 protein, producing MKIKWIIKVLLAFLIIWNILVLSIFNTSSDPYQRQERYTNQFHIQMDKVGLMNDIQGGFYRDGVWHIYYLYNDQARFDDYGVNKGKWGSSMYHITTTDWVHWNYVGIALKNDATDYNDVSSGTVFEDKNNSFGYGSDAIIAMTSTFGKNEQNILGFYSTDGGYSFSAIKQTPIINYREEIENPGDFRDPYFFEIDNKYVMYLAQNDSFGVWVSDNPTEGYKKTGKYVAKHPMLECPNLFEMKVSDSNEKKWVLFYCGNGSWGPDADNFSSGTYYVVGTINKNFVFKPDENQETKRLDFGTDFYAAKFMTKNTTNRNIDELISTAWVGNWNYIYNAPDDGRIGAMSLARKLVLKKTNNNYSIESSIFGFKDFLETKKIQSYNTNNFTENGGTYKLSLNFDKKVNNKIDLEIKDSIYELKFHINYETNSIDFKRTTNYERLVDSVEFNLSRSLKFDSDKISNNFEVYLDKTVIEIKLSNYYTFTFLKFNSAKKDEKLNFNSSINTDFNYSIIDLKNTIIN from the coding sequence ATGAAAATAAAATGAATTATAAAAGTTCTTTTGGCTTTCTTAATAATTTGAAATATTCTAGTATTAAGTATATTTAATACAAGCTCAGACCCTTATCAACGCCAGGAAAGATATACTAACCAGTTTCACATTCAAATGGATAAAGTTGGTCTAATGAATGATATACAAGGTGGTTTTTATCGTGATGGTGTTTGACACATTTACTATCTTTATAATGATCAAGCAAGATTTGATGATTATGGGGTTAATAAAGGTAAATGGGGTTCAAGTATGTATCATATAACCACAACTGATTGAGTTCATTGAAACTATGTAGGAATTGCATTAAAAAATGATGCAACTGATTATAATGATGTTTCATCAGGAACTGTATTTGAAGATAAAAATAATTCATTTGGTTATGGAAGTGATGCAATAATTGCAATGACTTCAACTTTTGGAAAAAATGAGCAAAATATTTTAGGTTTTTACTCTACTGATGGAGGTTATAGTTTTTCAGCAATAAAACAAACTCCAATTATTAATTATCGTGAAGAAATTGAAAATCCAGGAGATTTTAGAGATCCTTATTTTTTTGAGATTGATAACAAATATGTTATGTATTTAGCTCAAAACGATAGTTTTGGAGTTTGAGTTTCAGACAATCCAACTGAGGGTTATAAAAAAACTGGAAAATATGTTGCTAAACATCCTATGTTAGAATGTCCTAACTTATTTGAAATGAAAGTTAGTGATTCAAATGAAAAAAAATGAGTTTTATTTTATTGTGGTAACGGTTCATGAGGACCTGATGCGGATAACTTTTCTTCAGGTACTTATTATGTAGTTGGAACTATTAATAAAAACTTTGTTTTTAAACCAGATGAAAATCAAGAAACAAAAAGACTAGACTTTGGAACAGATTTTTATGCTGCAAAATTTATGACTAAAAATACAACAAATCGAAATATTGATGAATTAATTTCAACAGCTTGAGTTGGAAATTGAAACTATATTTATAATGCTCCAGATGATGGAAGAATTGGGGCAATGTCATTAGCTAGAAAATTAGTTTTGAAAAAAACTAATAACAATTATTCAATTGAATCTTCAATTTTTGGTTTTAAAGATTTTTTAGAGACTAAAAAAATTCAAAGCTATAATACTAATAACTTCACAGAAAACGGAGGGACTTACAAATTAAGCTTAAATTTTGATAAAAAAGTTAATAATAAAATTGATTTAGAAATTAAAGACAGTATTTATGAATTAAAATTTCATATTAACTATGAAACTAATTCAATTGATTTTAAAAGAACTACAAATTATGAAAGATTAGTAGATTCAGTAGAATTTAATCTATCTAGAAGTTTAAAATTTGATAGTGATAAAATTAGTAATAATTTTGAAGTTTATTTAGATAAAACTGTTATTGAAATTAAATTATCTAATTATTATACATTTACATTTTTGAAATTTAATAGTGCTAAAAAGGATGAAAAACTCAATTTTAATAGTTCAATCAACACTGACTTTAATTACTCAATTATTGATTTAAAAAACACAATAATAAACTAA
- a CDS encoding TrmH family RNA methyltransferase — MEVITSVKNAYILKLLTLKDKKNQFLNQQYLIEGLNIVNEALKNNVVDTILTTKKHFKSFDFKNIIEISDNVAKKLSDLKTSQEIFAVCNIKNNPITNSNYLILDDIQDPGNLGTLLRSALAFNFKNILCSFNCVSVYNPKVLRAAQGNHFKLNIEYCDLEKKINLLKNQKLKIISTSLNQTSNFNLDKLDEQQNYGLILGNEGSGVKQQLTLLSDYNLLLDINSEVDSLNVGVAGSILMYKLFNKN, encoded by the coding sequence ATGGAAGTCATTACATCAGTTAAAAATGCTTATATTTTAAAATTATTAACACTTAAAGATAAAAAAAATCAATTTTTAAATCAACAATATTTGATTGAAGGTTTAAACATTGTTAATGAAGCTTTAAAAAATAACGTTGTAGATACTATTTTAACTACTAAAAAACATTTTAAAAGTTTTGATTTTAAAAACATTATTGAAATAAGTGATAATGTTGCAAAAAAATTAAGTGATTTAAAAACTAGTCAAGAGATTTTTGCTGTTTGTAATATAAAAAATAATCCAATTACTAATTCAAATTATTTAATTTTAGATGATATTCAAGATCCTGGTAATTTAGGTACATTATTAAGAAGTGCATTAGCTTTTAATTTTAAAAATATTTTATGCTCTTTTAATTGTGTTAGTGTTTATAATCCTAAAGTTTTAAGAGCAGCACAAGGTAATCATTTTAAATTAAATATTGAGTATTGTGATTTAGAAAAAAAAATTAATTTGTTAAAAAATCAAAAATTAAAAATAATATCAACTAGTTTAAATCAAACTAGTAACTTTAATTTGGATAAATTAGATGAACAACAAAATTATGGATTAATTTTAGGAAACGAAGGTAGTGGTGTAAAACAACAATTAACTTTATTAAGTGATTATAATTTACTTTTAGATATTAATAGTGAAGTTGATAGCTTAAATGTTGGTGTTGCTGGATCAATTTTGATGTACAAATTATTTAATAAAAATTAA
- a CDS encoding dUTP diphosphatase, translating into MLKNADISYIFEKQKILDKYIEDKWKIIKNDELLSKKIVALYVEVSEFINEQRSFKFWSNKSASSKEVLLEEYIDAIHFIFSIAIMIDYDFKDYKFDFKENEINTAYLKCFESIANFNNNKSHNNYKIMLDTFFSIAKILNFSQEDLIVSYNKKNEINFKRQDNNY; encoded by the coding sequence ATGTTAAAAAACGCAGATATTAGTTATATTTTTGAAAAACAAAAAATTTTAGATAAGTATATTGAAGATAAATGAAAAATTATTAAAAATGATGAGCTTTTATCAAAAAAAATAGTAGCTTTATATGTTGAGGTTAGCGAATTTATCAATGAACAAAGGTCTTTTAAATTTTGATCGAATAAATCAGCAAGCTCAAAAGAAGTTTTATTAGAAGAATATATAGATGCTATTCACTTTATTTTTTCAATTGCGATTATGATTGATTATGATTTTAAAGATTATAAATTTGATTTTAAAGAAAATGAAATAAATACTGCATATTTAAAATGTTTTGAAAGTATTGCTAATTTTAACAATAATAAAAGTCATAATAACTATAAAATAATGCTTGATACATTTTTTTCAATTGCAAAAATATTAAATTTTAGTCAAGAAGACTTAATTGTTTCATATAATAAAAAAAATGAGATAAATTTTAAAAGACAAGATAATAATTATTAA
- a CDS encoding glycoside hydrolase family 32 protein: MKKLLNILGVLTICSSSAMMLVSCENTPKQKDDNQTENDNKKLDEYNFFDKSLYQPKDEQNKFLNNFHVDAPDKKGMLNDMQGAFFDGTYWHLYFLYNKDAEYNSNGEQIGKNGTEWYHVQTKDFNTYEYKSLAVKKWNDWGDAAGGTLYLDVDGDFNPDKIKNGRVAISTAYGGEKGQNIMAYYSSPGNENGVGNDFGYNFELLNNGKPILENGKAEGTYPDFRDPHFFKKDNKFIMYVSELDRFGVYVSDNPLGEYKKTGEYLAKHAMVECANLFELKVNGDQKNKKYVMIYGGNGNNTNENPELVDNLGTGTYYAVGHLDSNFVFVEDQPAKRLDFGADFYAAKFFNDYKNGDLNDHLIGTGWMSSWDYNRVVPNTGYWGNMSLAREIRLTQNQNGEYGFEQKFLGQDSWKKTKSGNNSDLISNKLAGGSYKLDLNFKNVTDSDKYILSFSDKKYKTKIEIDLKKNKITSLRSSNYDTLKQNNGFIQERSYNTNFDLTKDFKISLNVDTTTIEVIMPDGSAISLLKFIDGNSFEQLKLLSTNNNFTFDYYQK, encoded by the coding sequence ATGAAAAAATTATTAAACATATTAGGAGTTTTAACAATATGTTCAAGTTCAGCAATGATGCTTGTTTCATGTGAAAATACACCAAAACAAAAAGATGATAATCAAACAGAAAATGATAATAAAAAATTAGATGAATATAACTTTTTTGATAAAAGTTTATATCAACCTAAAGATGAGCAAAATAAATTTTTAAACAATTTTCATGTTGATGCACCAGATAAAAAAGGAATGTTAAATGATATGCAAGGTGCCTTTTTTGATGGAACTTATTGGCATTTATATTTTTTATACAATAAAGATGCAGAATATAATAGTAATGGTGAGCAAATTGGAAAAAATGGTACTGAATGATACCATGTTCAAACAAAAGACTTCAATACTTATGAATATAAAAGTTTAGCTGTAAAAAAATGAAATGATTGAGGAGATGCAGCGGGAGGAACTTTATATCTTGATGTTGATGGAGATTTTAATCCAGATAAAATAAAAAACGGAAGAGTTGCTATTTCTACTGCATACGGAGGAGAAAAAGGACAAAATATAATGGCGTATTATTCTTCACCAGGTAATGAAAATGGTGTAGGTAATGACTTTGGTTATAATTTTGAATTGTTAAATAATGGAAAACCAATTTTAGAAAACGGAAAAGCTGAGGGTACTTATCCAGATTTTAGAGATCCTCATTTTTTTAAAAAAGATAATAAATTCATTATGTATGTATCTGAACTTGATAGATTCGGAGTTTATGTTAGTGATAATCCTCTTGGTGAATACAAAAAAACAGGAGAATATCTTGCAAAACATGCAATGGTTGAATGTGCCAATTTATTTGAATTAAAAGTAAATGGTGATCAAAAGAATAAAAAGTATGTAATGATTTATGGTGGAAACGGTAATAATACAAATGAAAACCCTGAACTTGTAGATAACTTAGGAACAGGTACTTATTATGCAGTTGGTCATTTAGATAGCAATTTTGTTTTTGTTGAAGATCAACCTGCTAAAAGATTAGATTTTGGAGCAGATTTTTATGCAGCAAAATTCTTTAATGATTATAAAAACGGTGATTTAAATGATCATTTAATAGGAACTGGATGAATGAGTAGTTGAGACTACAACAGAGTTGTTCCAAATACTGGATATTGAGGAAATATGTCTTTAGCAAGAGAAATTAGACTAACTCAAAATCAAAATGGTGAGTATGGATTTGAACAAAAGTTTTTAGGTCAAGACAGTTGAAAAAAAACTAAAAGTGGAAACAATAGTGACTTAATTTCAAATAAGCTAGCTGGAGGAAGTTACAAACTCGATTTAAATTTTAAAAATGTAACTGATTCAGATAAATACATACTTTCTTTTAGTGATAAAAAATACAAAACTAAAATCGAAATTGATTTAAAGAAAAATAAAATCACTTCACTAAGAAGTTCAAATTATGATACTTTAAAACAAAATAATGGATTTATTCAAGAAAGAAGTTATAACACAAATTTTGATTTGACAAAAGATTTTAAAATTTCTTTAAATGTTGATACAACAACAATTGAAGTAATAATGCCTGATGGTTCTGCAATTTCATTATTGAAATTTATTGATGGAAATTCTTTTGAACAACTAAAATTATTATCAACTAATAACAACTTCACTTTTGATTACTATCAAAAATAA
- a CDS encoding APC family permease, with amino-acid sequence MRTAKIINFAMGILVTPIFILASVAFIMNVSNSTKFVIKLFNVSQYLILTFAIIAFISNLLSFLLQKQKAFIVINLFVYIGLIAILIFHFITLINSNTIWAKNTTLDYTKTNITNLSKFLFVYLPIALIAIYLVLNIINIALTFANNTNVVKPVVQKQQNVSTNNNFVNQNNFSPSFQNQANLEADSQNEPEPDLSFTSTPNDETFNIADKIQKLRNNLAENDFENMDVESQFLATDEVNESEEQQVYETQEHEEVLETPVDKSESIEKEIVQEDKYSNTVEEYLDFDKPKDPYKQTIIPRRLVAQKASLYKQPIGNVVNNIKTKEQRERKEPRIDLDYEGKVFLGDGDRIWEVIKNQKRRVSQKNKNSNNLNESFNVVDKLQREKTKTLEIDVNKIFDPINDDSDQKSTTIEWDD; translated from the coding sequence ATGAGAACAGCAAAAATAATTAATTTTGCTATGGGAATCTTGGTAACACCAATTTTCATTTTAGCATCTGTTGCCTTTATTATGAATGTCAGTAATTCAACAAAATTTGTGATTAAACTATTTAATGTTTCGCAATATCTCATACTTACATTTGCAATAATCGCATTTATCTCAAACTTATTAAGTTTTTTACTACAAAAACAAAAAGCATTTATTGTTATAAATTTATTTGTTTATATAGGATTAATTGCTATATTGATTTTTCACTTTATAACACTAATAAATTCAAATACTATTTGGGCAAAAAACACAACACTGGATTATACAAAAACAAATATAACAAATTTATCAAAATTTTTATTTGTTTATTTACCAATTGCTCTTATAGCAATTTATTTAGTATTAAATATCATTAACATCGCTTTAACTTTCGCAAACAATACTAATGTTGTAAAACCAGTTGTGCAAAAACAACAAAACGTGTCTACAAATAACAATTTTGTTAATCAAAATAATTTTTCACCATCTTTTCAAAATCAAGCCAATTTAGAAGCTGATTCTCAAAACGAACCAGAACCAGATCTTTCATTTACATCAACTCCAAATGATGAAACATTTAATATAGCTGATAAAATTCAAAAATTAAGAAATAATTTAGCAGAAAACGATTTTGAAAACATGGATGTCGAAAGTCAATTTTTAGCAACCGATGAAGTTAATGAATCTGAAGAACAACAAGTTTATGAAACCCAAGAACATGAAGAAGTTTTAGAAACACCAGTTGATAAAAGTGAGTCAATTGAAAAAGAAATCGTTCAAGAAGATAAATATTCAAATACTGTTGAAGAGTATTTGGATTTTGACAAACCTAAAGATCCTTATAAACAAACCATTATTCCGAGAAGATTAGTAGCTCAAAAAGCTAGTCTTTATAAACAACCAATCGGAAATGTTGTGAATAATATCAAAACTAAAGAACAACGAGAAAGAAAAGAGCCTAGAATCGATCTTGATTATGAGGGAAAAGTTTTTTTAGGTGATGGAGATAGAATTTGAGAAGTTATTAAAAATCAAAAAAGAAGAGTTTCACAAAAAAATAAGAATTCTAACAACTTGAATGAAAGTTTTAATGTAGTTGATAAATTACAAAGAGAAAAAACTAAAACTTTAGAAATTGATGTAAATAAAATTTTTGACCCAATAAATGATGATTCTGACCAAAAAAGCACAACAATAGAATGAGATGATTAA
- a CDS encoding NADP-dependent glyceraldehyde-3-phosphate dehydrogenase produces MREYKAFINNEFIENGQWLEIINPTTLKPAGRVTALKQKDIENAYKSARYAQKSWEKVDLLKRIAFINEFKNLIIKNQNEIAQIMSEEIAKNLQDSLGEVLRTVEIIDYTLEEAKRIDPKAMTGEGMGAKNKIGIFSRVAKGVILAISPFNYPFNLALAKIIPALVMGNSVVFKPATAGSLVGAYMGKLAFEAKLPKGIFNVVTGRGSEVGDLITSNPEIDMISFTGSVNVGNQIRKNGSTTDLVLELGGKDPALVLDDINLEKYANEIISGAFGYSGQRCTAIKRVFVFDNYADKLVEILKEKITKLSVGNPEDNASITPVIDVKSSDFIQGLIDDAKTKGAQVVIGDKRQNNLMWPTLLDHVKTDMRIAWEEPFGPVLPILRINSIEEMIEIANKSNFGLQASIFCQDISTALNVAKQIEVGTININSKSQRGPDCFPFLGIKDSGEGVQGIRESLLSMTRYRGIVINY; encoded by the coding sequence ATGAGAGAATACAAAGCTTTTATCAATAATGAATTTATTGAAAATGGTCAATGATTAGAAATTATTAATCCAACAACTTTAAAACCAGCAGGAAGAGTGACTGCTTTAAAACAAAAAGATATTGAAAATGCTTATAAAAGTGCAAGATATGCACAAAAAAGTTGAGAAAAAGTTGATTTATTAAAAAGAATTGCTTTTATCAATGAATTTAAAAATTTAATTATAAAAAACCAAAATGAAATTGCACAAATAATGAGTGAAGAAATTGCAAAAAACTTACAAGATTCATTAGGTGAAGTTTTAAGAACTGTAGAAATTATTGATTATACATTAGAAGAAGCAAAAAGAATTGATCCTAAAGCAATGACTGGTGAAGGGATGGGGGCTAAAAATAAAATTGGGATTTTTTCAAGAGTTGCTAAAGGAGTTATTTTAGCTATTTCTCCATTTAACTACCCATTTAATCTTGCATTAGCAAAAATCATTCCTGCTCTTGTTATGGGAAATAGTGTTGTTTTTAAACCAGCAACTGCTGGAAGTTTAGTTGGTGCATATATGGGAAAACTAGCTTTTGAAGCAAAACTTCCAAAGGGAATTTTTAATGTAGTTACAGGTAGAGGAAGTGAAGTAGGAGATTTAATTACTTCAAACCCTGAAATTGATATGATTTCATTTACTGGCAGTGTTAATGTTGGTAATCAAATTAGAAAAAATGGTAGTACCACCGATCTTGTTTTAGAATTAGGAGGAAAAGATCCAGCATTAGTTCTTGATGATATTAATCTTGAAAAGTATGCTAATGAAATTATTAGTGGAGCTTTTGGTTATTCTGGACAAAGATGTACTGCTATTAAAAGAGTATTTGTTTTTGATAATTATGCAGATAAACTTGTAGAAATATTAAAAGAAAAAATTACAAAACTAAGTGTTGGAAATCCAGAAGATAACGCATCAATTACACCAGTAATTGATGTTAAATCTAGTGATTTTATTCAAGGATTAATTGATGATGCAAAAACTAAAGGAGCACAAGTTGTAATTGGTGATAAACGCCAAAACAATCTAATGTGACCAACATTACTAGATCATGTTAAAACTGATATGAGAATCGCCTGAGAAGAGCCATTTGGGCCTGTTTTACCAATACTAAGAATAAATTCTATTGAAGAAATGATTGAAATCGCTAATAAATCAAATTTCGGACTTCAAGCAAGTATTTTTTGTCAAGATATTTCTACTGCATTAAATGTTGCCAAACAAATTGAAGTAGGAACTATTAATATTAATTCAAAATCTCAACGTGGACCTGATTGTTTTCCGTTTTTAGGAATAAAAGATTCTGGAGAAGGAGTTCAAGGGATTAGAGAATCACTTTTGAGTATGACAAGATATCGTGGTATTGTTATTAATTATTAA